In a single window of the Syngnathus typhle isolate RoL2023-S1 ecotype Sweden linkage group LG19, RoL_Styp_1.0, whole genome shotgun sequence genome:
- the LOC133143899 gene encoding cadherin-20-like: MEPRSASWLYVMLCVMSLLPTPADSMPRVRRVKRGWVWNQFFVLEEYTGLDPLYIGKLHSDMDKGDGSIKYILTGEGAGNTFTIDDSTGDIHAIQRLDREVKAQYVLRAQARNRLTDRPLEPESEFIVKIQDINDNEPKFLDGPYRASVPEMSKIGTSVIQLTATDADDPTYGNSARVVYSILEGQPYFSVDAKTGVVRVSLADMDRETRANYTVVIQAKDMGGQLGGLAGTTRVDISLGDVNDNPPVFDQRLYQMSVPESATVDSEVGRIQAEDRDVGVNADMTYRVIDGDGRDTFDIVTDSSNRFAIITVKKPLDFEAKRSYTLKVEGANTHVEPASSFSRHDTNTFHDVTIVHVSVDDVDEPPVFDAPAYLVDVAEDADVGTLVKTVAARDPDHANNTVRYSLDRSSDPDKFFYVDITSGALITLRPLDREQLGWHNISVLAMEMNNPSKLSSVAVSIRVQDVNDNAPTLSDTLEAFVCDGAKAGQLIQAVTAVDPDEPPSGHHFSYALAPHAANNPNFTLRDNQDNTAWILTRRGGWSQREQSIFYLPIVVTDGEAPIKTSTSTLSVRVCACDHDGNIMTCNPEAYSLPASLSRAALIAILAAIFVLLVMILLMLSLRTHRKKPYLSDNEENVHENIVRYDDEGGGEEDTEAFDIAAMWNPREVQPHACEARQDMFPEIQSLSRYVPMARADAGGGVHGYVLSKLVEADVDPCAPPYDSLQTYAYEGEGSIAESLSSLQSGGSGGDHDYDYLNDWGPRFKKLAEMYGVLDPNNSPMW; encoded by the exons CTCCACTCGGACATGGACAAAGGTGATGGCTCCATCAAGTACATCCTGACGGGCGAAGGCGCCGGCAACACCTTCACCATCGACGACAGCACCGGCGACATCCACGCCATCCAAAGGCTGGACCGTGAAGTCAAGGCGCAGTACGTGCTGCGAGCGCAGGCCCGCAACCGCCTCACCGACAGGCCGCTCGAGCCAGAGTCGGAGTTTATCGTCAAGATCCAAGACATCAACGACAACGAGCCCAAGTTCCTTGATGGACCATATCGGGCGTCTGTCCCGGAAATGTCCAAAATAG GAACGTCAGTGATTCAGCTGACCGCTACGGATGCCGACGACCCGACGTACGGCAACAGCGCCCGCGTGGTCTACAGCATTCTGGAGGGTCAGCCTTACTTCTCGGTGGACGCCAAGACCG GTGTGGTACGGGTCTCCCTGGCCGACATGGATCGGGAAACCCGGGCAAACTACACAGTGGTCATCCAGGCCAAGGACATGGGCGGCCAGCTGGGCGGCCTTGCCGGAACCACCCGCGTGGACATCTCGCTCGGGGATGTCAACGACAACCCGCCCGTCTTTGACCAAA GGTTGTATCAGATGAGCGTCCCCGAGTCCGCCACGGTGGATTCGGAGGTGGGACGCATCCAGGCCGAGGACCGCGACGTAGGAGTCAATGCCGACATGACGTACCGCGTCATCGACGGCGACGGCAGGGACACCTTTGACATCGTCACCGACAGCAGCAACAGATTCGCCATCATCACCGTAAAAAAG CCACTGGACTTTGAGGCCAAGCGAAGTTACACGCTGAAGGTAGAGGGTGCCAACACGCATGTGGAGCCCGCCTCTTCATTTTCCCGCCACGACACCAACACCTTCCACGACGTCACCATTGTGCACGTAAGCGTGGACGACGTGGATGAGCCGCCCGTGTTCGACGCGCCGGCTTACTTGGTGGACGTGGCCGAGGACGCTGACGTGGGCACGCTGGTCAAGACGGTGGCCGCCAGGGACCCGGACCATGCCAACAACACTGTGAG GTACTCCCTGGACCGTTCCAGTGACCCGGACAAGTTCTTCTACGTGGACATCACGTCTGGTGCTCTAATCACATTGCGTCCGCTGGACCGTGAGCAGCTGGGCTGGCACAACATCAGCGTGCTGGCCATGGAGATGA ATAATCCTTCGAAGCTGTCTAGCGTGGCCGTGTCCATTCGCGTGCaggacgtcaacgacaacgcGCCCACGCTCAGCGACACCCTTGAGGCCTTCGTGTGTGACGGTGCCAAGGCGGGACAG TTGATCCAGGCTGTGACGGCCGTGGATCCTGACGAGCCTCCCAGCGGACATCACTTCTCCTACGCATTAGCGCCACACGCCGCCAACAATCCCAACTTCACCCTGAGGGACAACCAAG ACAACACGGCATGGATCCTGACGCGTCGTGGCGGCTGGTCCCAGCGCGAGCAGAGCATCTTCTACCTTCCCATCGTGGTGACGGACGGCGAGGCACCGATAAAGACCAGCACCTCCACATTGAGCGTGCGCGTTTGCGCCTGTGACCACGACGGAAACATCATGACCTGCAACCCCGAAGCTTATAGCCTGCCCGCCAGCCTTAGCAGGGCCGCGCTCATTGCTATCCTTGCCGCCATTTTCGTGCTCCTGG TGATGATTCTACTCATGTTGTCACTACGGACACACCGCAAGAAACCGTACCTGAGCGACAACGAGGAGAACGTGCACGAAAACATCGTTCGCTACGACGACGAGGGCGGCGGCGAGGAGGACACGGAAGCCTTTGACATCGCCGCCATGTGGAACCCGCGGGAAGTGCAACCACACGCTTGCGAGGCGCGGCAGGACATGTTTccggaaatccagagtttgtcTCGCTACGTACCGATGGCTCGCGCTGATGCCGGCGGCGGCGTTCACGGCTACGTGTTGTCCAAGCTTGTGGAGGCCGACGTGGATCCGTGTGCGCCGCCCTACGACTCCCTGCAGACGTACGCCTACGAGGGCGAGGGCTCAATAGCGGAGTCGCTCAGCTCTCTTCAGTCGGGCGGATCCGGCGGAGACCACGATTACGATTACCTCAACGACTGGGGACCGCGCTTCAAGAAGCTGGCCGAGATGTATGGCGTTCTAGACCCTAACAATTCCCCCATGTGGTAG